The following proteins are encoded in a genomic region of Sebastes fasciatus isolate fSebFas1 chromosome 12, fSebFas1.pri, whole genome shotgun sequence:
- the LOC141779832 gene encoding macrophage mannose receptor 1-like: MWTDARDYCRKYYTDLPMIENNEENDEVSAAIEATDPAWIGLYRVRWSWSDKSQSSFRFWRSGSPNNIGGNQFCMAENPLHEWDDDECNVEYPFICQQVTKLKTTLRMKIETDADFTDPATNTQILQQFHYVNLQLNWVDAQHYCREKYGDLATIQSMEDISRLNRPTLIDPWAWIGLRDDPKSWRESMGNDANSWRWSATGETSKTGYEAWQSDEPNNERAQHCVTMGPSGSWNDTICGVKNQFVCYTETNQTEKSYVFITTRLSWPDARDYCREHHTDLPMIENNEENVKVYKAKPYYALIWIGLYRVAWSWSDNSNSLFKNWGRGHPNNNEGDEFCTFENALHEWDDRSCWRRHTFICHQDPNVTMTMRMKIETDADMTDPATNTQILQQLTAKLTSQGWTDFKLQWKIQPRKQEKEKLTE, translated from the exons ATGTGGACTGATGCCCGTGACTACTGCAGAAAATACTACACAGACTTGCCGATGATCGAGAACAATGAAGAAAACGATGAGGTCTCTGCTGCAATAGAAGCCACTGACCCAGCTTGGATTGGTCTGTACCGAGTGCGGTGGAGTTGGTCCGACAAGAGCCAAAGCTCCTTCAGATTCTGGAGAAGTGGCAGCCCAAATAACATTGGTGGTAACCAGTTCTGTATGGCTGAGAATCCTCTACATGAATGGGATGACGATGAATGTAACGTTGAGTACCCTTTCATCTGCCAACAAG TTACAAAATTGAAGACCACGCTGAGGATGAAAATTGAGACTGACGCTGACTTCACAGATCCAGCTACTAACACGCAGATCCTCCAGCAG TTCCACTATGTCAACCTGCAGCTGAACTGGGTCGACGCACAGCACTACTGCAGAGAGAAATACGGCGACCTGGCGACCATCCAAAGCATGGAAGACATAAGCAGGTTGAACAGACCTACTTTGATCGACCCGTGGGCGTGGATCGGACTGAGGGATGACCCAAAATCCTGGAGGGAAAGCATGGGCAATGACGCCAACTCCTGGAGATGGTCAGCAACTGGTGAAACGAGCAAAACTGGTTATGAAGCCTGGCAATCTGATGAACCAAATAATGAGCGTGCACAGCACTGTGTAACGATGGGACCTTCGGGATCATGGAACGATACGATCTGTGGTGTGAAGAACCAGTTTGTTTGTTATACTG AGACCAACCAAACTGAGAAAAGCTATGTGTTCATCACAACTCGGCTAAGTTGGCCTGATGCCCGCGACTACTGCAGAGAACACCACACAGACTTACCTATGATTGAGAACAATGAAGAAAACGTAAAAGTCTATAAAGCGAAACCATATTATGCTCTTATATGGATTGGTCTGTACCGAGTGGCGTGGAGTTGGTCCGATAACAGCAACAGCTTATTCAAAAACTGGGGAAGGGGTCATCCAAATAACAATGAGGGTGACGAGTTCTGTACGTTTGAGAATGCGCTACATGAATGGGATGACAGGAGCTGTTGGAGACGGCATACTTTCATCTGCCATCAAG ATCCAAATGTGACGATGACCATGAGGATGAAGATTGAGACTGACGCTGACATGACAGATCCAGCTACTAACACGCAGATCCTCCAACAG CTGACTGCAAAGCTAACAAGTCAGGGATGGACTGACTTCAAGCTGCAATGGAAGATTCAGCCCAGAAAACAGGAGAAAGAGAAACTCACAGAGTGA